One segment of Onychomys torridus chromosome 3, mOncTor1.1, whole genome shotgun sequence DNA contains the following:
- the Smo gene encoding smoothened homolog isoform X2: MPKCENDRVELPSRTLCQATRGPCAIVERERGWPDFLRCTPDHFPEGCPNEVQNIKFNSSGQCEAPLVRTDNPKSWYEDVEGCGIQCQNPLFTEAEHQDMHSYIAAFGAVTGLCTLFTLATFVADWRNSNRYPAVILFYVNACFFVGSIGWLAQFMDGARREIVCRADGTMRFGEPTSSETLSCVIIFVIVYYALMAGVVWFVVLTYAWHTSFKALGTTYQPLSGKTSYFHLLTWSLPFVLTVAILAVAQVDGDSVSGICFVGYKNYRYRAGFVLAPIGLVLIVGGYFLIRGVMTLFSIKSNHPGLLSEKAASKINETMLRLGIFGFLAFGFVLITFSCHFYDFFNQAEWERSFRDYVLCQANVTIGLPTKKPIPDCEIKNRPSLLVEKINLFAMFGTGIAMSTWVWTKATLLIWRRTWCRLTGQSDDEPKRIKKSRMIAKAFSKRRELLQNPGQELSFSMHTVSHDGPVAGLAFDLNEPSADVSSAWAQHVTKMVARRGAILPQDVSVTPVATPVPPEEQANLWLVEAEISPELEKRLGRKKKRRKRKKEVCPLGPAPELHHPAPAAPTSAVPRLPQLPRQKCLVAANAWGPGESCRQGAWTLVSNPFCPEPSPHQDPFLPGASAPRVWAQGRLQGLGSIHSRTNLMEAELLDADSDF, encoded by the exons ATGCCTAAGTGTGAGAATGACCGAGTGGAGCTACCCAGCCGCACCCTCTGCCAGGCCACCCGAGGCCCCTGTGCCATTGTGGAGCGGGAGCGAGGGTGGCCGGACTTCCTGCGTTGCACCCCGGACCACTTCCCTGAAGGCTGCCCA AACGAGGTACAGAACATCAAGTTCAACAGCTCAGGCCAATGTGAAGCACCGCTGGTGCGGACAGACAACCCCAAGAGCTGGTATGAGGACGTGGAGGGCTGCGGGATCCAGTGCCAGAACCCGCTCTTCACTGAGGCTGAACACCAGGACATGCACAGCTACATCGCAGCCTTCGGGGCGGTCACCGGCCTCTGCACACTCTTCACACTG GCCACCTTTGTGGCTGACTGGCGGAACTCCAATCGCTACCCTGCGGTTATTCTCTTCTATGTCAATGCATGTTTCTTCGTGGGCAGCATTGGTTGGCTGGCCCAGTTCATGGATGGTGCCCGCCGGGAGATTGTTTGCCGAGCAGACGGCACCATGAGATTTGGGGAGCCCAC CTCCAGCGAGACTCTGTCCTGCGTCATCATCTTTGTCATCGTGTACTATGCCTTGATGGCTGGAGTGGTCTGGTTCGTGGTCCTCACCTACGCCTGGCACACCTCCTTCAAAGCCTTGGGCACCACCTACCAGCCTCTCTCGGGCAAGACCTCCTACTTCCACCTGCTCACATGGTCACTGCCGTTTGTCCTCACTGTGGCAATCCTCGCTGTGGCCCAG GTGGATGGAGACTCTGTGAGCGGTATCTGTTTTGTGGGCTACAAGAACTACCGGTACCGTGCTGGCTTTGTCCTGGCCCCAATTGGCCTGGTGCTTATTGTGGGCGGCTACTTCCTCATCCGAG GTGTCATGACTCTGTTCTCCATCAAGAGCAACCATCCTGGGCTTCTGAGTGAGAAGGCCGCCAGCAAGATCAATGAGACCATGCTGCGCCTGG GCATCTTTGGCTTCCTGGCTTTTGGCTTTGTGCTCATCACCTTCAGCTGCCACTTCTATGACTTCTTCAATCAGGCTGAGTGGGAGCGCAGCTTCCGGGACTATGTGCT GTGCCAGGCCAATGTTACCATTGGGTTGCCTACTAAGAAGCCCATTCCGGACTGTGAGATCAAGAATCGGCCCAGTCTCCTGGTGGAGAAGATCAATCTATTCGCCATGTTTGGTACTGGTATTGCCATGAGCACCTGGGTCTGGACCAAGGCAACACTGCTCATCTGGAGGCGCACCTGGTGCAG GTTGACTGGGCAGAGTGACGACGAGCCCAAAAGGATCAAGAAGAGCAGGATGATTGCCAAGGCCTTCTCTAAGCGGCGTGAACTGCTGCAGAACCCGGGCCAGGAGCTCTCCTTCAGCATGCACACTGTCTCCCATGACGGACCTGTGG CGGGTTTGGCTTTTGACCTCAATGAACCTTCAGCTGATGTCTCCTCTGCCTGGGCCCAGCATGTCACCAAAATGGTGGCTCGGAGAGGAGCCATACTGCCTCAGGATGTGTCCGTCACCCCTGTGGCAACTCCAG TGCCACCGGAGGAACAAGCCAACCTGTGGCTGGTTGAGGCAGAGATCTCCCCAGAGCTAGAGAAGCGCTTGGGCCGGAAGAAGAAgcggaggaagaggaagaaggaggtgtGCCCACTGGGGCCAGCCCCTGAGCTTCACCACCCTGCCCCTGCTGCCCCCACCAGTGCAGTTCCGCGGCTTCCTCAGCTGCCCCGGCAGAAGTGCCTGGTAGCTGCGAATGCCTGGGGACCAGGGGAGTCCTGTCGGCAGGGAGCCTGGACTCTAGTCTCCAACCCCTTCTGTCCAGAGCCTAGTCCCCATCAAGACCCATTTCTCCCTGGTGCCTCAGCCCCCAGAGTCTGGGCTCAGGGCCGCCTCCAGGGGCTGGGATCCATTCATTCCCGCACTAACCTAATGGAGGCCGAGCTCCTGGATGCAGACTCGGACTTCTGA